In Fibrobacter sp., the genomic stretch AAGTGCCTTTACTATAAGGATTCTCCGAAGTTTGCGCTGCTGAACCAGCTCATCAAAAACTGCGGCGAATACGACAAGTACATCATCGTGGGCGGTTACCTCTATTCCGCGCTCGAAGCCTACGTGAAGGAAAATCTCCAGGCTTACGGCGACAGGATTGAACTCGTCTACAACGAACATTTCAAGGACTACGGTTCGGGTTACAGCCTGTACAAGGGCATCGAAGCCGTGAAGGAACAGGGCGATGTCACTTTCGTGGAAGGCGACCTGTTCTTCTTGAAGGAAAATTTCAAGCCGGTTTACGATAGCGAAAAGAGCGTGCTCACGATAAACCGCGAGCCCATCTATTCGAACAAGGCGGTCGCGCTCTATGTATCGACGGATGGCCGCCCGCATTACCTGTACGACACGAACCATTCTTCGCTCACGATTCCGGAGCCGTTCCTCGCGGTGTTCAATTCCGCGCAGATGTGGAAGTTCCAGTCCGCAGAAAAATTGCACGAGGCAGTCGCTTCGCTGACCGAAAAGCAACTCCAGGGCACGAACCTCGAGATTATTCAGGCGTATTTCAACAAGCTCTCCCGCGAAGAATACGACGTGGTCACGTTCGATGCCTGGTACAACTGCAACACCGTTGCGGACTACAACATTGTCCGCGAACTTATGGAGTAGAATATGGAAATTCTGAACAAGAAAATTGCCTTGCTCAAGTCCAAGGTCGAAAAGAACGAGACGATTACCATCATGATTATCGGCCTCGGTAGCGTCGGTACGTTCCTGCTCGACTTTCTGGTGAGCCTCCGCGATCCGCAGCTGAAAATTGTGGTCGCGGGCCGCAATGCCGCCAAGATGCAGATGGACGTGAACATCGTCCGCACGGCAGCGACGATCCGCCGCGAACTGCGCAGCCAGATTGAAATCCTCGGCGATTGCGACCTGAACGATGTCGACAGCATCGCCGCGACCATCAAGAAGGCGAACCCCGACTTTATCGTGAACAGCAGCCGCGTGTATTCGGGCCTCAAGTACGGGAGCATCTCGTGGAGCAACCTGCGCGCTTATGGCATCTGGTCTCCGCTCTCCATCCGTTACGCGAAGAACATCATGGCCGCTTACGAGAAGGCCGGCTCGAACGCCGTCACCATCAATACCTCGTATTCCGATGCCGTGATTCCTTGGCTCAAGTCTGCGGGCAAGACGTACTTCGATTTCGGTAGCGGCAACCTGAACCACCTCATTCCGCGCATGAAGTTCTTCATGGCCGAAAAGTACGGCATCGATAACCTCAACGATATCGACGTGACGCTTGCGGTGAGCCACTTCCACGATGTGGTGATTTCGAAGGAAGGCCATGCCGAAGGCCAGACCCTGCTTTTGAATTTCAAGAAGGATGGCAAGGATTTGCCGTTCGACCAGGCCGAAGTGCTTTCCGCATGCTCCATCCCGATGCCTGTGGACCAGAAGCGCAACATGATGAACGCTTCGAGCAACTTCAACATCATCGATTCCATCCTCACCGCGCTCCGCGAAAAGACGGTGACCAAGGTGCATGCGCCTGGCGTCGATGGCGAAATCGGCGGCTACCCGGTGCTCATTGACGGCGCGAAGGCGGAAGTCTCGTTCGATACTTCGCTCTTTGCCATGGATGACATGCGTGCGGCAAACCGCAAGTCCATCTACTGCGATGGCATTGAGAACGTGGAAAACGGCACGCTCGTCTATACCGACGAACTCGTGGCGAAGGTGAAGAAGGCCTTCAACGTCGACTTGCCGAAGCGCGTCGCGTTCGAAGATATCGAGAAGACGGCCGACTTTATCATCAAGAACATCATCGAGCCGTTCGCCCCCAAGAAGTAAAATCTGGCGGTGCTAAAAAATTTGGGTTCGCTGCGGTAGTAGCGAACCCTTTTTGTATTAAGCCTTGCAGCCGTTTTCCAGGAATTCCTTGTACGGGATATCCGGTTCCAGGATGTAGTGCCCGTGATGCTTGCCGCGGTCTTCTACAGGCGGGAACGCCATGTAGTCGCCGTAGGCCTGCGTAAGGATATTCTTGTACCCGGACGGAATGGGGAACATGTGTCCGGCAAATTCGGCCTCGACCGAGCTCTCGAAATCCACCGCGTTCCAGGTGTTTATTTCCAGGGGTTCGGCGGTAAAGAGCATGATGGCGATTTTTTCGGTCTTGCGGTCGTTGTACATCGTGGCGATGCGCTGGATTTCTTCGAAATCCTTCATGTGGTCGCGGTTGTACGCGGCGACGCGCTGACGGTTCTTTTCGTTCAGTTCCGGATTGGTCAGGCGCATGAACGTCCCGTTCTCGATATTGAGCCGGTTTATCTGTTCGTAGCGTTCCTGGGCGCCTTCTTCCACGAGATTGTCCAGCGGGAAGATGTCGACGAAGAGCCCCTGGTTCATCTTCTGGTATTTGATGATGGGGCTGATGGCGCTCGTGTTCGCATTGCGGACTCGTGCAAACGAGGCGGCGTAATCGTTGTCCGTGTAAGGAGTCTGCAAAAAGATGGGGTGCTTGAATTCGTCGCCGAGGCGGATGAACTTCTCGTAGTCTTCGCGCGGCATGGCGAGGTCGGCATCGTCATCCCACGGGATAAATCCCTTATGGCGGATAGCGCCGAGCAGCGTTCCGCACATGAGGAAGTAGCGCAGGTTGTGTTTCTTGCAGACCCTGTCGATTTCCAGCATCAGTTCCAGTTCGACCGCCCAGATTTTTTTCCTGTGGGAATCGACGAGGAATTCGCATTGGATTTCTTCGTCCAGAAAATTCGGCGGAACGATGCCTTCCGCGACAATTCTTTCGGGCTCGGTCATGGTCTAGAATTCGCTGTAGTCGATCAGAGGTTCGCCGGTCATCTTGAAGTAGGTATTCTTGTCCAGCAGGGTGTGCGGAATGCCGATGTCCTTGGGGTAGTCGCGCCAGCTTTTCCCGTATTCGCGGTTCAGGATTTCTTCGGCCTTGTTCGGGCAGGCGAATTCCTTGCCTTCGAACATGATGGTCGTAAGCGGGTACACGTCGTCGTGATGCCTGAAACCGTGGAATCCGTACATGGTCAGGTCCCAGTTGCCAAGACCCGGAACGATTCGGGAAGTCGGCTCCAGCGAGTAGATGCCGCTTTCCTTCCAGTTGGTTTCGTAGAAGTCGAAGATTTCCTTCCAAGTATGCGGCACGCGCATGAAGGTGATGACCTTGTCCCTGAACGCGAGGTACTGTTCCTCGGTCACTTCTTCCTTCAAGAAGTCGTTCGGGAAGAATTCGATGTTCCTTACGTCCCTCAGGCAGGTGCCGTTGAACACGTGCATGCAGTGAGGAGTCTTGATGACGATATTCTTGTTCGGGTTCTCGCGAATGAGCTTGTCGTAGTATTCGGAATAGTAACCCGTCTTCTTGGAAGAATCGATCCAGACGAAGTTGGAATCGGTCTTCAGCACTTCAAGCAGCTTGTTGTAGTCGGAGCGGGCCATGGCGATATCGATATCGTCGTCCCAGGGAATGAATCCCTTGTGGCGCTTGGCGCCGAGCAGCGCGCCGCCTTCGAGGTACATCTGGATGCCGTAGGGCTTGAGCAGGCCGAGAATGTAGTCCGCAAAATCGACTTCGGCGAGCTGGAATTCGCGGAGAACTCCTGTCGCGGGTTTCAGTTGCCCGATGTCGCAGTGGTGCTTCAGGTAGTTGACTTGGAACGTCAAGTTCTTGACTTCTTTTTCCAGTTTCCTGTTCCTGATTTTAGTCTTGAAAAGTATCGGGTAAAGAGGACCCATGCACTTGATGATAATTTGCTTTACACCCATGGTTATTTATTCTCCAAGTCTTTCTTGATTTGCGTCGTGCTGATTTCCGGAGTACGTTCCAGATAAACGACTTCGCATTGTTCTTTTAGAAAATCGAATTTGCCTTTCCAGTCATCGCCCATTACGAACGTGTCGATGTGGTATTCCTTCACGTCGGTCTTTTTCTGCTCCCAGTTTTCTTCGGGGATGACCAGGTCTACGTAACGGATGGCTTCCAGCAACTGCTTGCGCTTCTCGAAACTGAAATAGCATTTCTTCTGCTTGGCGTTCCAGTTGAATTCGTCGGTCGAAAGGGCTACGATCAGGTAGTCGCCCAGGGCCTTTGCGCGGCGGAGCAGGTTGATGTGACCATAATGGAGGAGGTCGAAAGTTCCGTACGTAATAACGCGTTTCATTGCATTATTCCTTTTCGATAAACGTGACACTGCCGAAATGGGGAATTCTCGCTTCTACCGGAGGCAATTCCATGTATTTGCCGTAGCGCATGGTGAGGATGCGGTCAGGGTTGATTGGGCCCCAGAAATCGTAGTCGCCGATTTTGTAGCGCTTGAGCGGGAACACGTCTTCGGGATACTGCATGCCGATATCGAACGGGTAGGCGAGCAGTTCGCGGTCTTCGTTGATGACTTCAGTTCCCTTGCGCGCATCGAAAGAAGCCTTGCGCTTCTCGTATTCTTCCGGGGCGATGAGCCCGAGTTTTTTGCGGCGGTCGATATAGGCGACTGCATGTTCGTAGCGGAACTGGGCAAAATCGCGTGCGTTGATTTTCTTGATTCGGAACAGGTCGACGCAGAGCCCGTGATGCGAATAGATTTCGTCTTGCGGGTAATGTTCGTACGTGCATTCGGTGCCCGTGTCCTTTACGCGGGACCATGCATGGAAAAAGTTCGGCTCGGTCTTTTCGTTTTCGAGGAACATGTCGGCAGGGAGTTCCTTCGAAAGGATATCCATGGCCTTCTCGTAGGTGTCGTCGAACAGGAAGAAGTCGAAGTCGTCGTCCCAGGGGATGAACCCGCCGTGGCGTACGGCCCCGAGAAGCGTTCCGAATGCGATTTCGTAGGGGATGTCGTTCTTTTCGAGGATGGTGGCGATGGTCTTCGCCATTGTCAAGAGACGGTCCTGCACGCGCTGGATGTCAAAGGGCATTTCCATTATAGGGCCTCCACCATGTCCAGGCTGAAAACCGGGATATGGAACTTATCGGCGACGGCCTTGCGTTCGGCGAAGGAATCGTCGATGAATATCGAATCGGTGTTGTCGATAAAGTCAATCTTTTTCTGGCTCGGGTCCAGATGAATAATACGGTCGAATACCTGGCGGATGCGCAGTTTGCCAAGCAGGTCGTCGAGCTTGCCGAGCTTCTCGTCGTCGTGACGGGAAAGGAGCGTGACCTTGATGCCGTTGTTGATGCAGCGGTACAGGAAGGCCATCAGGGCGTCGTTCACGAACTGCTTTTCCAGGTAGACGCAGTCGTCGAAATCGACAAAGACTTCGCCGTATTTCAGGCTGAGCTTGTATTTGTTGTCGAGCGCACGGTCCATTTCCACGTCGTAGTCGTTGCGGAGAATGGATACGGGAATTCCGAAGGCGTCGAACAGCGACATCAGCGCGAAGTTGATGCCCTGCGCGCGGAAAAGGGACGAAGAACCGCCGAAACGGCTCGCGACTTCGAGGAGCGTGAGCTCGCCATCAGCGTTGCGCTTGACTTGGTAGAACCATGCGCCCCTGAACTTGATGGCGC encodes the following:
- a CDS encoding DUF6564 domain-containing protein translates to MKYLIITVAGTATRFNRDTEKETLKCLYYKDSPKFALLNQLIKNCGEYDKYIIVGGYLYSALEAYVKENLQAYGDRIELVYNEHFKDYGSGYSLYKGIEAVKEQGDVTFVEGDLFFLKENFKPVYDSEKSVLTINREPIYSNKAVALYVSTDGRPHYLYDTNHSSLTIPEPFLAVFNSAQMWKFQSAEKLHEAVASLTEKQLQGTNLEIIQAYFNKLSREEYDVVTFDAWYNCNTVADYNIVRELME
- a CDS encoding phosphorylcholine transferase LicD encodes the protein MTEPERIVAEGIVPPNFLDEEIQCEFLVDSHRKKIWAVELELMLEIDRVCKKHNLRYFLMCGTLLGAIRHKGFIPWDDDADLAMPREDYEKFIRLGDEFKHPIFLQTPYTDNDYAASFARVRNANTSAISPIIKYQKMNQGLFVDIFPLDNLVEEGAQERYEQINRLNIENGTFMRLTNPELNEKNRQRVAAYNRDHMKDFEEIQRIATMYNDRKTEKIAIMLFTAEPLEINTWNAVDFESSVEAEFAGHMFPIPSGYKNILTQAYGDYMAFPPVEDRGKHHGHYILEPDIPYKEFLENGCKA
- a CDS encoding LicD family protein, whose translation is MGVKQIIIKCMGPLYPILFKTKIRNRKLEKEVKNLTFQVNYLKHHCDIGQLKPATGVLREFQLAEVDFADYILGLLKPYGIQMYLEGGALLGAKRHKGFIPWDDDIDIAMARSDYNKLLEVLKTDSNFVWIDSSKKTGYYSEYYDKLIRENPNKNIVIKTPHCMHVFNGTCLRDVRNIEFFPNDFLKEEVTEEQYLAFRDKVITFMRVPHTWKEIFDFYETNWKESGIYSLEPTSRIVPGLGNWDLTMYGFHGFRHHDDVYPLTTIMFEGKEFACPNKAEEILNREYGKSWRDYPKDIGIPHTLLDKNTYFKMTGEPLIDYSEF
- the tagD gene encoding glycerol-3-phosphate cytidylyltransferase translates to MKRVITYGTFDLLHYGHINLLRRAKALGDYLIVALSTDEFNWNAKQKKCYFSFEKRKQLLEAIRYVDLVIPEENWEQKKTDVKEYHIDTFVMGDDWKGKFDFLKEQCEVVYLERTPEISTTQIKKDLENK
- a CDS encoding LicD family protein codes for the protein MEMPFDIQRVQDRLLTMAKTIATILEKNDIPYEIAFGTLLGAVRHGGFIPWDDDFDFFLFDDTYEKAMDILSKELPADMFLENEKTEPNFFHAWSRVKDTGTECTYEHYPQDEIYSHHGLCVDLFRIKKINARDFAQFRYEHAVAYIDRRKKLGLIAPEEYEKRKASFDARKGTEVINEDRELLAYPFDIGMQYPEDVFPLKRYKIGDYDFWGPINPDRILTMRYGKYMELPPVEARIPHFGSVTFIEKE